A genomic window from Micromonospora violae includes:
- a CDS encoding helicase-related protein yields MTTTQAATFAPGSRIVVRDEEWLIRSVKTGTADGTMVKAVGVSEFVQDVEATFFTELEAITPLVPEETELVQDTSSRFRQSRLFLEAVLRRTPLPRTERGLALADRFLLDPLTYQQRPVELALSGLRPRILLADVVGLGKTLEIGLILAELIRRGRGERILVVSPQQVLEQFQRELWTRFAIPLVRLDSTGIQRIQQEIPAGRNPFTYFKRAIISVDTLKDAGQFGHHLDATTWDAVVIDESHNLINKGTQRNELARRLAAKTDALLLASATPHNGDKESFAQLISLLDPAAIANEKDYQASDIAHLYLRRTKISPEVRDQIGDRWADRGPSQALHCAATPIEEQIFDELTDVWLAGKWTDEAITGQHRLFPYTLLKSFLSSHRALHETVTNRRKKAAGTERAALDRLAELTSAMTDQDSSKLTGLVDELRKIGVGKGSDTRAVVFSERVPTIKWLAEVVPGLLGLKPNAIRVLHGGVADKDEQTILQEFELAGSDVRLLFTGDVASEGVNLHQQCHHLIHYDIPWSLIRIEQRNGRIDRYGQKHQPQFRALILTSDRDDAKDDRTVAEKLLNREETAHRSLGSVEALTGQFDAKAEEDRLVRDLLAGKSVDESYEAAHAEVDVMADLFGEVGTAPVTADVLQARVPKLFDSTRDFVDTALYEVYEDRPEDHIDLRREDELLTFLAPDDLVHRLTDLPRSYLRAHREGEDLRLKVTFDRPLAQRKLDQARQSKTPMWPDIAFLSDVHPMVDWLVDKVLIRLGRQQAPVLTADVAAPTFLIQGVYANRLGQPTVVQWMAVSDLPAAPTIRAMDEVLREANVGPTMVNRAETIAIAPLKALLPEAVQVARQHLEGKRDEWAEANAEPLRKHREQLRTFQQASIRDELPGAHREKRRQRVDTTVQEQHDLLDRLETTGDPLLRVLAVLVPSQENAA; encoded by the coding sequence ATGACCACCACCCAGGCCGCTACCTTCGCCCCGGGCTCCCGCATCGTCGTCCGCGACGAGGAGTGGCTGATTCGCAGCGTCAAGACCGGCACCGCGGACGGCACGATGGTGAAGGCGGTCGGCGTCTCCGAGTTCGTGCAGGACGTCGAGGCGACCTTCTTCACCGAGCTGGAGGCCATCACGCCGCTGGTGCCCGAGGAGACGGAGCTCGTCCAGGACACCTCGTCGCGGTTCCGGCAGAGTCGCCTCTTCCTGGAGGCGGTGCTGCGGCGTACTCCGCTGCCCCGCACCGAGCGCGGGTTGGCCCTCGCTGACCGGTTCCTGCTCGACCCGTTGACCTACCAGCAGCGGCCGGTGGAGCTGGCCCTGTCCGGTCTGCGGCCGCGGATCCTGCTCGCGGATGTGGTCGGTCTGGGCAAGACCCTGGAGATCGGGTTGATCCTCGCCGAGCTGATCCGCCGGGGTCGCGGTGAGCGCATCCTGGTGGTCTCGCCGCAGCAGGTGCTTGAGCAGTTCCAGCGTGAGCTGTGGACGCGGTTCGCCATCCCGCTCGTGCGGCTCGACTCGACCGGCATCCAGCGCATCCAGCAGGAGATCCCCGCCGGCCGCAACCCGTTCACGTACTTCAAACGGGCCATCATCTCGGTCGACACCCTCAAGGACGCCGGCCAGTTCGGCCACCACCTCGACGCCACGACCTGGGACGCGGTCGTCATCGACGAGTCGCACAACCTCATCAACAAGGGCACCCAGCGCAACGAGCTGGCCCGCCGCCTGGCTGCGAAGACCGACGCGCTGCTGTTGGCCAGCGCCACCCCGCACAACGGTGACAAGGAGTCGTTCGCCCAGTTGATCTCGCTGCTCGACCCGGCGGCGATCGCCAACGAGAAGGACTACCAGGCCAGCGACATCGCGCACCTCTACCTGCGCCGCACGAAGATCAGCCCAGAGGTACGCGACCAGATCGGCGACCGCTGGGCCGACCGCGGCCCGTCGCAGGCGCTGCACTGTGCGGCGACACCGATCGAGGAGCAGATCTTCGACGAGCTGACCGACGTGTGGCTGGCCGGCAAGTGGACCGACGAGGCGATCACCGGTCAGCACCGGCTCTTCCCGTACACCTTGTTGAAGTCGTTTCTCTCCTCGCACCGGGCGTTGCACGAGACGGTGACCAACCGGCGTAAGAAGGCCGCCGGCACCGAGCGGGCGGCGCTGGACCGGCTCGCGGAGCTGACGTCCGCGATGACCGACCAGGATTCCAGCAAGCTCACGGGGCTGGTCGACGAGCTGCGGAAGATCGGCGTCGGTAAGGGCAGCGACACCCGGGCGGTGGTCTTCTCCGAGCGGGTGCCGACCATCAAGTGGCTCGCCGAGGTGGTCCCCGGGCTGCTCGGCCTCAAGCCCAACGCGATCCGGGTGCTGCACGGCGGCGTGGCCGACAAGGACGAGCAGACGATCCTGCAGGAGTTCGAGCTGGCGGGCAGCGACGTCCGGTTGCTCTTCACCGGCGACGTCGCCTCCGAGGGTGTGAACCTGCACCAGCAGTGCCACCACCTGATCCACTACGACATTCCGTGGAGCCTGATCCGGATCGAGCAGCGCAACGGCCGCATCGACCGGTACGGGCAGAAGCATCAACCGCAGTTCCGCGCGTTGATCCTCACCTCTGACCGTGACGACGCGAAGGACGACCGGACGGTCGCCGAGAAGCTGCTCAACCGTGAGGAGACCGCGCACCGCAGCCTCGGCAGCGTCGAGGCCCTGACCGGTCAGTTCGACGCCAAGGCCGAGGAGGACCGGCTGGTCCGCGACCTGCTCGCCGGCAAGTCGGTGGACGAGTCCTACGAGGCCGCCCACGCTGAGGTCGACGTGATGGCCGACCTCTTCGGTGAGGTCGGCACCGCGCCCGTGACGGCGGACGTGTTGCAGGCCCGGGTCCCCAAGCTCTTCGACTCCACCCGGGATTTCGTCGACACGGCCCTCTACGAGGTCTACGAGGACCGCCCCGAGGACCACATCGACCTGCGCCGCGAGGACGAGTTGCTGACTTTCCTCGCGCCCGACGACCTGGTGCACCGGCTCACCGACCTGCCCCGCTCCTACCTGCGGGCGCACCGGGAGGGCGAGGACCTGCGGCTCAAGGTCACCTTCGACCGTCCGCTCGCCCAGCGCAAACTCGACCAGGCCCGGCAGAGCAAGACCCCGATGTGGCCGGACATCGCCTTCCTCAGCGACGTGCACCCGATGGTCGACTGGTTGGTCGACAAGGTGCTGATCCGGCTCGGCCGCCAGCAAGCTCCGGTGCTCACCGCCGACGTGGCCGCGCCCACGTTCCTGATCCAGGGCGTCTACGCCAACCGCCTCGGCCAACCCACCGTCGTGCAGTGGATGGCCGTCTCCGACCTCCCAGCCGCGCCAACCATCCGAGCCATGGACGAGGTGCTGCGGGAGGCGAACGTCGGCCCCACGATGGTCAACCGCGCGGAGACCATCGCCATCGCCCCGCTGAAGGCGCTGCTGCCGGAGGCCGTCCAGGTGGCCCGGCAGCATCTGGAGGGCAAGCGCGACGAGTGGGCCGAGGCGAACGCCGAGCCGTTGCGTAAGCACCGCGAGCAGTTGAGGACCTTCCAGCAGGCCAGCATCCGCGATGAGCTGCCCGGTGCGCATCGGGAGAAGCGACGCCAGCGCGTCGACACCACCGTCCAGGAGCAGCACGACCTGCTCGACCGCTTGGAAACCACCGGCGACCCGCTGCTGCGGGTGCTCGCCGTCCTCGTACCGTCGCAGGAGAACGCCGCATGA
- a CDS encoding serine/threonine-protein kinase: MTLGRIGGYDLVRPLGSGGMGDVFFAVSPTAERVAVKVIKQHLIEAPTVRERFAAEVDSLKLVFGSRVARLEGADPYANPAWLAVEYVPGATLRQHVDARGPLPLPLAAMAGAMLAEGLAKVHEVKLLHRDLKPQNIILGPDGPKLIDFGLAVLIERDDYLTEPGALVGTPAYMSPEQVKGERDLTPAVDVYALAATLVFALTGRGLYPSTNSWNLLLRISEPSDLPDLSEVPAELVQLLGAMLAFDPTARPGLTDIRARLLAVATATSGKSVHALRQEVAELTYDGGTELLVPPDLDDPRQDPEDSAVVEDETPPKPTPNPDKRDPERPTREPADVTWLVDKMRRQYARRSTL, translated from the coding sequence ATGACGCTGGGCAGAATCGGCGGCTATGACCTGGTCCGGCCGCTGGGCTCAGGTGGCATGGGCGACGTGTTCTTCGCGGTGTCGCCGACCGCCGAGCGGGTCGCCGTCAAGGTGATCAAACAGCACCTGATTGAGGCGCCGACCGTGCGTGAGCGCTTCGCCGCCGAGGTCGACAGCCTCAAGCTGGTCTTCGGCTCCCGGGTGGCCCGTCTGGAGGGCGCCGACCCGTACGCGAACCCGGCCTGGCTGGCGGTGGAGTACGTTCCCGGGGCCACGTTGCGCCAGCACGTCGACGCCCGGGGGCCGCTTCCGCTGCCATTGGCGGCGATGGCCGGCGCGATGCTCGCCGAAGGCCTCGCCAAGGTGCACGAGGTCAAGCTGCTGCACCGTGACCTCAAGCCGCAGAACATCATCCTCGGCCCGGATGGGCCCAAGCTGATCGATTTCGGGCTGGCGGTGTTGATTGAGCGGGATGACTACCTGACCGAGCCGGGCGCACTGGTCGGCACGCCCGCCTACATGTCACCCGAGCAGGTCAAGGGTGAGCGGGACCTGACGCCGGCGGTCGACGTCTATGCGCTCGCGGCGACCCTGGTCTTCGCGCTGACGGGGCGTGGGCTCTATCCGTCGACGAACTCATGGAATCTGCTGCTGCGCATCAGCGAGCCGAGCGACCTGCCCGATCTGTCTGAGGTGCCGGCCGAGCTGGTGCAGTTGCTCGGCGCGATGCTCGCCTTCGACCCCACCGCCCGACCGGGCCTCACCGACATTCGCGCCCGGCTGCTCGCGGTCGCCACCGCCACCAGCGGCAAGAGCGTCCACGCCCTGCGCCAGGAAGTCGCCGAACTCACCTACGACGGTGGCACGGAGCTGCTGGTCCCGCCGGACCTGGACGATCCACGACAGGACCCGGAAGACAGCGCGGTCGTCGAGGACGAGACCCCTCCGAAGCCGACACCAAACCCCGACAAGCGCGACCCCGAGCGGCCCACCAGAGAGCCAGCCGATGTGACGTGGCTCGTCGACAAGATGCGCCGCCAGTACGCCCGCCGCTCCACCCTGTAG
- a CDS encoding N-6 DNA methylase: MQENPTITAAEIARLAGVGRAAVSNWRKRHPDFPAPVGGTTASPEFDLVQVEQWLRTQGKLPELATADRLWRHLAAASDSPAAGLAAVGALLLARQRGSRSGSTDAQLTPLLPDVDALTDELGPQGAFDELWQRFSAPGPGRPFATPDDLADLMIGLANVGGGSVLDPAAGSGAILRAAARAGSTSMYGQELDDELARLAGLWLALHDVTGEVSGGDSLRADAFAGRAVDAVVCHPPFGATNWGDDELGHDPRWIVGTTPRTEPELAWVQHALAHLRVGGHAVLLMPPTVASRRAGKRIRGELLRRGHLRAVIALPPGVAAPHGVPLHMWVLRRAATDAPPPARTLLIDAANGDLADTAPRVLAAWRAFAAAPDGDVEEAGFARAVPVIELLDEDVDLTPARRQPAVVGEASGEHLVRTRERLAAIVGELPALLPQVTPAPDGPDGLFLTVGELAKTGALQLIGPVRAGTSTPAPDGPPVLTVQDVLTGVEASGRIDDRFGQEIPLAVGDVVVPVIARQLIPRVVTTAGAVLGRNLYLLRPNPAALDPWHLAGQLRTSANEKQASSLSSTMRFDIRRAQVRRLSIDAQRVHGDAFRRLVAFESAIRQAASLGAELAQLTADGLARGVLRPDADIR; the protein is encoded by the coding sequence GTGCAGGAGAACCCGACCATCACGGCAGCGGAGATCGCCCGGCTCGCCGGTGTCGGTCGCGCTGCGGTCAGCAACTGGCGTAAACGGCATCCCGACTTCCCCGCCCCGGTGGGCGGGACGACGGCGAGCCCCGAGTTCGACCTGGTCCAGGTCGAGCAGTGGCTCCGCACCCAGGGCAAGCTCCCCGAGCTCGCCACCGCCGACCGGCTCTGGCGACACCTCGCCGCGGCCAGCGACTCCCCGGCCGCCGGCCTCGCCGCCGTCGGCGCACTGCTACTGGCCCGTCAACGCGGCTCCCGCAGCGGCAGCACCGACGCCCAACTCACGCCGCTGCTGCCCGACGTCGACGCCCTCACCGACGAGCTGGGCCCGCAGGGCGCGTTCGACGAGCTGTGGCAGCGGTTCTCCGCACCAGGCCCCGGCCGGCCCTTCGCCACCCCCGACGACCTCGCCGACCTGATGATCGGGCTCGCCAACGTAGGCGGCGGTTCCGTGCTCGACCCCGCCGCCGGCTCCGGCGCCATCCTGCGCGCCGCCGCGCGCGCAGGCAGCACCTCGATGTACGGGCAGGAACTTGACGACGAGTTGGCCCGGCTCGCCGGCCTGTGGCTGGCCCTGCACGACGTAACCGGCGAAGTCAGCGGCGGTGACTCGCTACGCGCCGACGCCTTCGCCGGCCGCGCCGTCGACGCCGTCGTCTGCCACCCACCCTTCGGTGCCACCAACTGGGGCGACGACGAACTCGGGCACGACCCCCGCTGGATCGTCGGCACCACACCCCGCACCGAACCGGAGCTGGCCTGGGTGCAGCACGCCCTGGCCCACCTGCGGGTCGGCGGGCACGCCGTCCTGCTGATGCCACCCACCGTCGCCAGCCGCCGCGCCGGCAAACGCATCCGCGGCGAACTGCTGCGCCGCGGTCACCTGCGCGCCGTCATCGCACTTCCGCCGGGGGTGGCGGCGCCGCACGGCGTACCCCTGCACATGTGGGTGCTGCGACGTGCCGCGACCGACGCGCCGCCACCGGCGCGGACGCTGCTGATCGACGCCGCGAACGGCGACCTGGCCGACACCGCACCGCGCGTGCTGGCTGCGTGGCGGGCCTTCGCCGCCGCCCCGGACGGCGACGTCGAGGAGGCCGGGTTCGCCCGCGCGGTCCCGGTCATCGAGCTGCTCGACGAGGACGTCGACCTCACCCCCGCGCGCCGGCAACCCGCCGTCGTGGGCGAGGCTTCCGGAGAGCATCTGGTACGCACCAGAGAGCGGCTGGCCGCCATCGTCGGCGAGTTGCCGGCGTTGCTGCCCCAGGTCACTCCCGCGCCCGACGGGCCGGACGGCCTCTTCCTCACCGTCGGGGAGCTGGCGAAGACCGGAGCGCTGCAACTGATCGGGCCGGTCCGTGCCGGCACGTCCACACCCGCACCCGACGGGCCGCCGGTGCTCACCGTCCAGGACGTGCTCACCGGGGTGGAGGCGTCCGGGCGGATCGACGATCGATTCGGGCAGGAGATCCCCCTCGCAGTGGGTGACGTGGTGGTGCCGGTGATCGCGCGGCAGCTCATCCCACGAGTGGTCACCACCGCTGGTGCGGTGTTGGGGCGCAACCTCTATCTGCTGCGGCCCAACCCGGCGGCACTCGATCCGTGGCACCTGGCCGGTCAGCTGCGAACGTCAGCGAACGAGAAGCAGGCGTCGAGCCTGTCGAGCACGATGCGATTCGACATCCGACGGGCGCAGGTGCGGCGACTGTCGATCGACGCGCAGCGAGTGCATGGCGACGCGTTCCGGCGTCTCGTCGCCTTCGAGTCGGCGATCCGGCAGGCCGCCTCGCTGGGCGCCGAGCTGGCGCAACTGACCGCGGACGGGTTGGCGCGGGGGGTTCTGCGGCCAGACGCCGACATCCGATGA
- a CDS encoding DUF4352 domain-containing protein — protein sequence MRKTTTLALLATGLIALGCGSGAADKASDSGSDNKASSSANDKGDAKAEEKPAKTAKIGQPARDGKFEFTVKSSKCGVAKIGSDLLGQKAQGQFCLVTLNVKNIGKEAQMFDGSSQKAYAADGTEYSADSGAAIYANKNAETFLNDINPGNQVNGVVVFDIPKNVKLTKLELHDSMFSGGVDVALG from the coding sequence ATGCGCAAGACCACGACTCTCGCTCTGCTCGCCACCGGCCTCATCGCCCTGGGCTGCGGCTCCGGTGCTGCCGACAAGGCGAGCGACTCCGGCAGCGACAACAAGGCGAGCAGCTCTGCCAACGACAAGGGCGACGCCAAGGCCGAGGAGAAGCCGGCGAAGACCGCCAAGATCGGGCAGCCGGCCCGGGACGGGAAGTTCGAGTTCACCGTCAAGTCGTCCAAGTGCGGCGTGGCCAAGATCGGCAGCGACCTGCTCGGCCAGAAGGCGCAGGGCCAGTTCTGCCTGGTCACGCTCAACGTGAAGAACATCGGCAAGGAAGCGCAGATGTTCGACGGCAGCAGCCAGAAGGCGTATGCGGCCGACGGCACCGAGTACTCCGCCGACTCCGGCGCCGCGATCTACGCAAACAAGAACGCCGAGACGTTCCTCAACGACATCAACCCCGGCAACCAGGTCAACGGCGTCGTCGTCTTCGACATCCCGAAGAACGTGAAGCTCACCAAGCTCGAGCTGCACGACTCGATGTTCTCCGGCGGCGTCGACGTCGCCCTCGGCTGA
- a CDS encoding AAA family ATPase, giving the protein MTQPAQTTAPLIELIFDRLATDDVPTATAELVLAALTSEEDLTAALAGAPTRLDPSSPTDDGPAEQIWLKSVTVAGFRGVGPERTIQIGPGPGFTLVIGRNGSGKSSFAEAAELALTGDSARWADKTSVWRTGWRNLHNPDPCWVDVELRVDGVAAPTRVHRAWPAGAELADAEVTVTSAGGRHSGLSDLGLARPLELYRPFLTAAELGKLAAGTQSQLFDALFAILGLDALSDADQRLLRAARPHDTTIKEVRAQRTTLVATLGGIADDRARRTAALLRGRGAVDLGAVTAILDEPDDATTDREVLLCRELVALAPPPVDEVTRLAGQLRDAAIEAVRYDGGRSRAALRSAELLRLALEHHEDEGDGSCPVCATGTLDGGWRAAAAQSLTDLRQRSVAAQAATNRLTALLRQTHHLIDDLSVPEGPGSEPTVEALSDAVAALRRVPGEPAELADHLAARYPAVVAAADAARAYAEGFLRQRDTGWRAAAADVRAWVATAGGLPAREATLARLKAARAWLKDAGAQIRNERVAPFAEHSQRIWAQLRQESNVELGSMTLEGTNTRRRVVFPVSVDGADNGTALGVMSQGEMQALGLATFLPRSCAAESPFRFIVVDDPVQSMDPSKVDGLARVLAEPAEQRQVVVFTHDTRLPDAVTRLGLGDARIVEVTRAEKSVVTLRPGSDPVTRYLDDAHALARNDEIPAEVRGPVVTELCRSAIEASCHRAVWRARVARGVPHSDIEAAIEDASRRVATIVALAVFDDAEKGGDVLGWLGRRHGRRAVNAYQACREGVHGAYLADLPGLVADARLLAAALS; this is encoded by the coding sequence ATGACCCAGCCCGCGCAGACCACCGCTCCGCTGATCGAGCTGATCTTCGATCGGCTGGCAACTGACGACGTCCCGACCGCAACTGCCGAGTTGGTCCTCGCCGCACTGACCAGCGAGGAGGACCTGACTGCCGCGCTCGCCGGCGCTCCGACCCGGCTCGACCCCAGCTCCCCCACCGACGACGGTCCGGCGGAGCAGATCTGGTTGAAGTCGGTGACCGTGGCCGGGTTCCGCGGCGTCGGCCCGGAGCGGACCATCCAGATCGGCCCCGGGCCGGGTTTCACACTGGTCATCGGCCGCAACGGCTCCGGCAAGTCCAGCTTCGCCGAGGCCGCCGAACTCGCCCTCACCGGGGACAGCGCCCGGTGGGCGGACAAGACCAGCGTCTGGCGTACGGGGTGGCGCAACCTGCACAACCCGGACCCGTGCTGGGTCGACGTGGAGCTGCGCGTCGACGGGGTGGCCGCGCCGACCCGGGTGCACCGCGCCTGGCCGGCCGGGGCTGAACTGGCTGACGCCGAGGTGACCGTCACCAGCGCCGGGGGTCGGCACAGCGGCCTGTCCGACCTGGGTCTGGCCCGCCCGTTGGAGCTGTACCGGCCGTTCCTCACCGCCGCCGAGCTGGGCAAGCTCGCCGCCGGGACGCAGAGTCAGCTCTTCGACGCACTCTTTGCGATCCTCGGCCTGGACGCGCTCAGCGACGCCGACCAGCGTCTGCTGCGCGCCGCCCGGCCGCACGACACCACCATCAAGGAGGTACGCGCACAGCGCACCACCCTGGTCGCCACGCTGGGCGGAATCGCCGACGACCGGGCCCGGCGGACCGCCGCGCTGCTGCGCGGCCGGGGCGCGGTCGACCTCGGCGCGGTGACGGCGATCCTCGACGAGCCGGACGACGCGACGACCGACCGGGAGGTGCTGCTCTGCCGGGAACTCGTCGCCCTCGCCCCGCCGCCGGTCGACGAGGTGACCCGGCTGGCCGGTCAGCTGCGGGACGCGGCGATTGAGGCGGTGCGCTACGACGGTGGTCGGTCCCGCGCCGCGCTGCGCAGCGCCGAGCTGCTCCGTCTCGCCCTCGAACACCACGAGGACGAGGGCGACGGGTCGTGCCCGGTCTGCGCCACCGGCACCCTCGACGGTGGCTGGCGCGCCGCCGCCGCACAGTCGCTCACTGACCTGCGGCAGCGCAGCGTCGCCGCCCAGGCTGCGACGAACCGGCTCACCGCTCTGCTGCGGCAGACGCACCACCTGATCGACGACCTCAGCGTGCCCGAGGGCCCCGGGTCGGAGCCGACGGTCGAGGCGCTGAGTGACGCCGTTGCGGCGCTGCGGCGCGTACCCGGAGAACCGGCCGAGCTGGCCGACCACCTGGCGGCGCGGTACCCGGCGGTGGTGGCCGCGGCGGACGCGGCCCGCGCGTACGCCGAGGGGTTCCTGCGGCAGCGCGACACCGGTTGGCGGGCGGCGGCGGCCGACGTGCGCGCGTGGGTGGCCACCGCCGGCGGGCTGCCGGCGCGGGAGGCGACCCTGGCCCGGTTGAAGGCCGCGCGAGCCTGGTTGAAGGACGCCGGTGCGCAGATCCGCAACGAGCGGGTCGCGCCGTTCGCTGAGCACTCGCAGCGGATCTGGGCGCAGCTACGGCAGGAGAGCAACGTCGAGCTGGGGTCGATGACGTTGGAGGGCACGAACACCCGGCGGCGGGTGGTCTTCCCGGTCAGCGTGGACGGCGCCGACAACGGCACGGCGCTGGGCGTGATGAGTCAGGGTGAGATGCAGGCGCTCGGGCTGGCGACGTTCCTGCCCCGCAGCTGCGCTGCGGAGAGCCCGTTCCGGTTCATCGTGGTCGACGACCCGGTGCAGAGCATGGACCCGTCGAAGGTGGACGGGCTCGCCCGGGTCCTCGCCGAACCTGCCGAGCAGCGGCAGGTGGTCGTCTTCACCCACGACACCCGGCTGCCCGATGCGGTCACCCGGCTTGGCCTCGGTGACGCCCGCATCGTCGAGGTGACCCGGGCGGAGAAGTCGGTGGTGACGCTGCGGCCCGGCTCCGACCCGGTGACCCGCTACCTCGACGACGCGCACGCGTTGGCACGCAACGACGAGATCCCCGCCGAGGTACGCGGGCCGGTGGTCACAGAGCTGTGCCGCTCGGCGATCGAGGCGTCCTGCCACCGTGCGGTGTGGCGGGCCCGGGTGGCACGGGGCGTCCCGCACAGCGACATCGAGGCGGCCATCGAGGACGCGTCGCGTCGGGTCGCCACCATCGTCGCCCTCGCGGTGTTCGACGACGCCGAGAAGGGTGGCGACGTGCTCGGCTGGCTGGGCCGCCGGCACGGACGACGGGCTGTCAACGCGTACCAGGCGTGCCGGGAAGGTGTGCACGGCGCGTACCTGGCGGACCTGCCCGGACTGGTCGCGGACGCCCGCCTCCTCGCGGCGGCGCTGTCGTGA
- a CDS encoding glycoside hydrolase family 15 protein has translation MTDGRPISDYGLLGDTRTAALVGSDGAMDWLCVPRFDGDPLFGRLVGGRDAGTFRVGPARPATVVERRYRRHTATLETTWAVGGGRLRLTEAMVAEVSGRLLPTTLIVRRLSAEQAAVDAVVEFDPRLGVRHRRPRVHHRRQALVCEWGAVAVALDSTPAFRIEPGRPTSIRVQPGRPVTVVLAVAHHEPVIHVEPTAAWDVLMQDEARWRAWTAEIDERLPFREHVARSLLTLRLLTYSPSGAPVAAPTTSLPEDPGGERNWDYRYVWPRDASIGVSAFLSVGKAAEARGFLAWLLHASRLQRPRLPALLTLHGRRVPAERELPGWPGYLDSRPVRVGNDAAGQHQLDGYGWVVDAAWAFAQAGHRLPAETWRAVRGFADVVARCWQEPDAGIWEVRKPGQHVHSKLMGWLALDRALAIADTHPLSERQRRRWQESRDALAAEVRTRGFDEAAASYMRGYGSQDLDAALLVLPLLDMDRADSPRVRGTVDAIRDRLSAGGPLLYRYPPGQDGLPGTEGAFLPCSFWLVQALARTGRRGEAVELFQSMVDLASPLGLYAEELNPATGAHLGNYPQTLTHAALIQAALAIRDAPTPG, from the coding sequence ATGACTGATGGGCGGCCCATCAGCGACTACGGTCTGCTGGGCGACACCCGCACCGCAGCCTTGGTCGGGAGTGACGGCGCGATGGACTGGCTCTGCGTGCCACGCTTCGACGGCGATCCTCTGTTCGGCCGGCTGGTCGGGGGCCGGGACGCTGGCACGTTCCGGGTCGGTCCGGCCCGGCCGGCCACGGTGGTCGAGCGCCGTTACCGGCGGCACACCGCCACCTTGGAGACCACGTGGGCGGTGGGCGGCGGTCGGCTGCGCCTCACGGAGGCGATGGTGGCCGAGGTGAGTGGTCGCCTGCTGCCGACGACGCTGATCGTGCGGCGGCTGTCGGCGGAGCAGGCGGCGGTCGACGCGGTGGTGGAGTTCGATCCGCGCCTTGGCGTACGGCACCGCCGGCCCCGGGTCCACCACCGGCGGCAGGCCCTCGTGTGTGAGTGGGGTGCGGTCGCGGTCGCGTTGGACAGCACTCCCGCGTTCAGAATTGAACCGGGTCGACCCACGTCGATCAGGGTTCAGCCGGGCCGTCCGGTCACCGTCGTGCTGGCCGTGGCGCACCACGAACCGGTGATCCACGTTGAGCCGACGGCCGCCTGGGACGTGCTCATGCAGGACGAGGCCCGGTGGCGGGCCTGGACCGCGGAGATCGACGAGCGGCTGCCGTTTCGGGAACACGTCGCCCGAAGCCTGCTCACATTGCGGTTGCTGACCTACTCCCCCTCGGGTGCGCCGGTGGCCGCGCCCACCACGTCACTGCCTGAGGATCCTGGCGGGGAACGGAACTGGGACTACCGCTACGTCTGGCCCCGCGACGCCAGCATCGGCGTCAGCGCGTTCCTCAGCGTCGGCAAGGCCGCCGAGGCCCGGGGTTTCCTCGCGTGGTTGTTGCACGCCAGCCGGTTGCAACGGCCACGCCTGCCGGCGCTGCTCACCCTGCACGGTCGGCGGGTACCAGCGGAACGGGAGCTGCCCGGCTGGCCCGGCTACCTGGACAGCCGCCCGGTACGGGTGGGCAACGACGCCGCCGGTCAACATCAGCTCGACGGCTACGGCTGGGTGGTCGACGCCGCCTGGGCGTTCGCTCAGGCCGGGCACCGCCTTCCCGCCGAGACGTGGCGGGCGGTGCGCGGGTTCGCCGACGTGGTCGCCCGTTGTTGGCAGGAGCCCGACGCCGGTATCTGGGAGGTGCGGAAGCCCGGCCAACACGTCCATTCCAAGCTCATGGGCTGGCTCGCGCTGGACCGTGCCCTGGCCATCGCCGACACCCACCCCCTGTCGGAGCGTCAACGTCGACGCTGGCAGGAATCGCGGGATGCCCTCGCCGCGGAGGTTCGGACGCGCGGCTTCGACGAGGCGGCGGCGAGTTACATGCGCGGCTACGGCTCGCAGGATCTCGACGCGGCCCTGCTCGTCCTGCCGCTGCTCGACATGGACCGGGCCGATTCACCACGGGTACGGGGCACCGTCGACGCCATCCGGGACAGGCTCTCCGCCGGTGGTCCCCTGCTCTACCGCTACCCGCCCGGGCAGGACGGCCTGCCCGGCACCGAGGGTGCGTTCCTGCCGTGCTCGTTCTGGCTCGTTCAGGCCCTCGCCCGTACCGGGCGTCGCGGCGAGGCCGTCGAGCTGTTCCAATCCATGGTCGACCTTGCCAGCCCGCTCGGCCTGTACGCCGAGGAGTTGAATCCCGCGACGGGTGCCCACCTCGGCAACTACCCGCAGACGCTGACCCATGCCGCGCTCATCCAAGCCGCGCTCGCCATCCGAGACGCCCCCACGCCCGGGTAG